One part of the Musa acuminata AAA Group cultivar baxijiao chromosome BXJ1-5, Cavendish_Baxijiao_AAA, whole genome shotgun sequence genome encodes these proteins:
- the LOC135674056 gene encoding heterogeneous nuclear ribonucleoprotein 1-like — protein MDSDEGKLFIGGISWETTEEKLKDHFGDYGEVLDAIIMRDKATGRPRGFGFVVFADPSVLDRVLQDKHSIDGRTVEAKRALSREEQQTSARSGNPVVGRSVGTTAGANIRTKKIFVGGLPPTLTEDGFREYFESYGPVTDAVVMYDQNTHRPRGFGFISFDSEDTVDKVLQKSFHDLDGKLVEVKRALPKDANPNTGSGRSMGSGPYQPYGGSSGNTSSYDGTPDANRYAQPQAAGGGYPTYGSSGYGTPGYGYGAANNGVGYAGYGVGGYGNATVGYSGPAGAYPNPNVPAAGYVGGNPGAQRNLWSNQAPTGYGSAGYGGGTTYGPASSWNASASSVGSGAAPTGQGGTPGYVSQGYGYGTYGGSEGPYGNQGGYGSSGGRPVSNPSGNSGDQGVGSAYMAGGYGDANAGAGYPNSWRSDPSPYGVTQANGPPGGPVSYGGGYGGSQGRQAQQQ, from the exons atggattcGGACGAAGGGAAACTGTTCATCGGTGGTATATCGTGGGAGACCACCGAGGAAAAGCTCAAGGATCACTTCGGAGACTACGGGGAGGTCCTCGACGCCATCATCATGAGGGACAAGGCCACCGGTCGGCCTAGGGGCTTCGGCTTCGTCGTCTTCGCCGATCCGTCCGTCCTCGATCGCGTCCTCCAGGACAAGCACTCCATCGATGGCCGCACC GTGGAAGCTAAAAGGGCCCTTTCAAGAGAAGAGCAGCAAACATCTGCTAGATCAGGAAACCCTGTTGTTGGGAGGTCAGTTGGAACAACTGCTGGTGCAAACATAAGGACCAAGAAGATATTCGTTGGAGGGTTGCCTCCGACTCTAACTGAGGATGGATTTCGTGAGTACTTTGAGTCCTATGGTCCTGTGACCGATGCAGTTGTGATGTATGATCAAAACACACATCGTCCTCGTGGCTTTGGGTTCATCTCTTTTGATTCAGAGGATACTGTTGATAAAGTTCTTCAGAAGTCCTTTCATGATCTGGATGGCAAGCTTGTGGAAGTCAAACGTGCCCTTCCTAAAGATGCAAATCCAAACACTGGCAGTGGTCGGTCAATGGGAAGTGGGCCCTATCAACCCTATGGTGGTTCAAGTGGTAACACTAGTTCTTATGATGGTACGCCGGATGCTAATAGGTATGCACAACCTCAAGCAGCAGGTGGTGGGTATCCAACTTACGGTTCCTCTGGCTATGGCACTCCTGGTTATGGGTATGGAGCAGCTAACAATGGTGTTGGTTACGCGGGTTATGGTGTTGGGGGCTATGGAAATGCTACTGTTGGGTATAGTGGACCTGCTGGGGCCTATCCAAATCCGAATGTTCCAGCTGCTGGCTATGTAGGTGGCAACCCAGGCGCTCAGAGGAACCTTTGGAGTAATCAAGCTCCAACTGGTTATGGTTCTGCAGGCTATGGGGGAGGCACAACTTATGGTCCAGCCTCTTCATGGAATGCTTCAGCATCAAGTGTTGGATCTGGTGCAGCACCAACTGGTCAAGGTGGAACACCTGGATACGTGAGTCAGGGTTATGGTTATGGTACATATGGAGGGTCAGAAGGGCCTTATGGTAATCAAGGTGGCTATGGGTCTTCTGGTGGACGCCCAGTTTCTAATCCTTCAGGCAATTCAGGTGATCAAGGAGTAGGTTCTGCTTACATGGCTGGTGGTTATGGGGATGCTAATGCAGGCGCAGGTTATCCAAATTCTTGGAGGTCTGACCCTTCACCCTATGGAGTTACTCAGGCAAATGGGCCCCCTGGCGGCCCAGTAAGTTATGGAGGTGGTTATGGAGGTTCTCAGGGCAGGCAAGCCCAGCAGCAGTAA